DNA from Verrucomicrobiia bacterium:
GCGGCTGGAGGTGGAGGCGCGGCGCATCGCGGAGACGCGGGCGCCGGGGCAATTTGTCATTGTGCAGCGCACGCTGGAGTCGGAGCGGATACCGTTGACCATCGCGGACGCGGATCCGGCGGCGGGCGTGATAACACTGGTGGTGCAGGCGGTGGGCAAAAGCACGCGCGAGCTGGTGGCGATGGCGGAGGGGGAGGCGATTGCCACGGTGTGCGGCCCGCTGGGACGGCCCACGGAGCTGATTGAGCGCGGTCATGCCTTGTGCATTGGCGGGGGGGTGGGCACGGCGGTGGTGCATCCCATTGCCCAGGGTTTGCATCGCCGCGGGGTGCGTGTCACCAGCATCATAGGGGGCCGGGCGAAAGAATGGGTGATTTACGAGGCCGAGCTGCGGCGGCTGGGGGAAGTGGTGGTCTGCACGGATGACGGCTCCTATGGCCGTAAGGGTTTTGTGACCGATGCCGCCCGCGAGCTGCTGGCCCAAGGGGGGGTGGACATCGTGTATGCCGTGGGGCCGGTGCCCATGATGCGCGCGGTGGCGGAGCTGACGCGGCCCCTGAAGGTGCACACCATCGTTTCGCTCAATCCGATCATGGTGGATGGGACAGGGATGTGCGGGGGCTGCCGGGTGGATGTGGGGGGCAAGACGCTGTTTGCCTGTGTGGACGGCCCGGAGTTTGACGGACATCAGGTGGATTTTGATTTGCTGGCTGATCGTTTGCAAACGTATCGCGCGCACGAGCAAAAGCTGATGCAGGATCACGCCTGTTTCATCGGCCTGCCCACGGCCTAATTTTTTAGATTTCCCATGAAACCGCCGGCTCATTTGAAGGAGCGCCTGCAATTGCCCCGGCAGAAAATGCCGGAGCAAGCGCCGGAGGCGCGCACGGCCAATTTTGCCGAAGTCAACCTGGGTTTTTCCGAGCAACTGGCCTTGTTGGAGGCCCACCGTTGCATTCAGTGCAAGGAAGCCCGGTGCATCCGGGGCTGTCCGGTGCGGGTGAACATTCCGCAGTTCATCAAACTGGTGGCCGAGGGGGATCTGGCCGGGGCGGCGCGCAGCCTGTTGCGCGACAACGCCCTGCCGGCCATCACGGGGCGGGTGTGCCCGCAGGAGACGCAATGCGAGGTGGAATGCGTGCGGGGCATCAAGGGGGCGCCGGTGGCGATTGGGCATTTGGAGCGGTTTGTGGCGGATTGGGCCTATCGCCATGCGCATCACCTGGAGCTGCCCAAGGCCGCGCCGAGCGGCCGCCGTGTGGCGGTGGTCGGCTCCGGTCCGGCCGGGCTGACGGCGGCGGGCGAGCTGGCG
Protein-coding regions in this window:
- a CDS encoding sulfide/dihydroorotate dehydrogenase-like FAD/NAD-binding protein, with protein sequence MHRIVRRTPLSPNVTRLEVEARRIAETRAPGQFVIVQRTLESERIPLTIADADPAAGVITLVVQAVGKSTRELVAMAEGEAIATVCGPLGRPTELIERGHALCIGGGVGTAVVHPIAQGLHRRGVRVTSIIGGRAKEWVIYEAELRRLGEVVVCTDDGSYGRKGFVTDAARELLAQGGVDIVYAVGPVPMMRAVAELTRPLKVHTIVSLNPIMVDGTGMCGGCRVDVGGKTLFACVDGPEFDGHQVDFDLLADRLQTYRAHEQKLMQDHACFIGLPTA